The stretch of DNA TGACTCCCTTGGAGTCATCATAAAGTCATCACCAAGTGCAACTGAAGTCTTTAGGCCCATGACGCCATTCAATGAAGCCTCCTGATGAATAGAATCAATTGTGTAAACCCTGTCACTCATGTCATCACCAATTTCTGATGCATTACCCACTTTCTTTAAATTAGAAGTTTCATCGATGCGAGAAAATTCCGTCTTTTTGAAACTACCAACATAATTTGGAGAGTCAGTGGTAAAATCAGGGTACGTTTCTTTACTCATCACAAAAAGTGAATTTGAGCTGTCAGTTGAGAATTTTCTGAGATGCCTAGGTCGCCTAGGAGATTGACCAACTATTACCTTTTCAAACACATTTTTTGTGCTACTATAGTCCCCATCAGGTTGAATGGTCCTAGGACTTTTCTCCAATTGATTGATTCGATACTCCAAGTCCTTTAATTGATCTCGAGAACGTGGAGTTTCTCCAAAGGCATATTTCTCAATGTCACCAGCTTCACCATTGCCATCAACATAAGCCTGCGAATAGCACTTCAGAGGAGGATAAATCTCATAAGGAGGAATCTCAAGTTGCCCTTCTAGGTTCTCAATCATGCTATTATTTCTGCTCATACCCTTCTCTCCATCAGCCTCAGCTTCTGTGAGACCGTAACTCATCATCCTGTGTCTATAAGCCTGCACCTCACACGTAAGTGACTGGATGGTTTGCTCCCTCTTATACAACAATTCCTCCAGTGCCAATGTCTCCTGCTGATCATGGGCCATTTTCTCCTCCGCATACCTTTTAAATTGTCTTGCCTCCATCTGAATCTCTGCCTTTTCCCGCTGCAACCTCAGAATCATAGACATGGCCTCATTTGCAGCTGAAGATGAAGCATTCCTCTCCTCCTCCAACTCTGAAATTAGGTCCTGAATGGTAACCTGCTGACTGCTGACTGTTTCACGCAGTGCCGCACATTCATTTCCTATCTCGACACGTGCATTTTGCGGTATAA from Primulina tabacum isolate GXHZ01 chromosome 3, ASM2559414v2, whole genome shotgun sequence encodes:
- the LOC142540131 gene encoding myosin-binding protein 7; translated protein: MESKSSPPSASLVKCCDCDCSCSVMNRSLSGTYLRSVKRKYDDFEEETEFKIPGFVIPQNARVEIGNECAALRETVSSQQVTIQDLISELEEERNASSSAANEAMSMILRLQREKAEIQMEARQFKRYAEEKMAHDQQETLALEELLYKREQTIQSLTCEVQAYRHRMMSYGLTEAEADGEKGMSRNNSMIENLEGQLEIPPYEIYPPLKCYSQAYVDGNGEAGDIEKYAFGETPRSRDQLKDLEYRINQLEKSPRTIQPDGDYSSTKNVFEKVIVGQSPRRPRHLRKFSTDSSNSLFVMSKETYPDFTTDSPNYVGSFKKTEFSRIDETSNLKKVGNASEIGDDMSDRVYTIDSIHQEASLNGVMGLKTSVALGDDFMMTPRESPSYSRIRDIEIQKLYARLHALEADRESMRQAIISMGTDKAQMVLLKEIAQNLCKEMLPGKSMPARKPSVVESFSFMSIFKWVTSFVFWRRKTHKCRHMFGLSANNAGLLVLLERGPRGRQWKPVSRIRL